The following proteins come from a genomic window of Pieris napi chromosome 15, ilPieNapi1.2, whole genome shotgun sequence:
- the LOC125056834 gene encoding peritrophin-1-like, with product MKVAGLLFLAVATLAQRDNPCPPEQAVDWTIEKLFAHEDCNKYYQCTHGYPVERICPESLHFNERESICDWPANSNCQPNTPPETETDEPELAYQSIVNHASIQNLSDEPEIVDGDVTEVEVLPTEKPGIEFLENGCPVDPFIHWLVSEPENCGVFYACVWGNRVARSCPPNLHFDKEQQVCNWPVFAGCQGNADGKAE from the exons ATGAAAG TTGcaggtttattatttttggctGTGGCCACACTGGCCCAACGCGACAATCCCTGTCCACCAGAGCAAGCCGTTGATTGGACAATTGAGAAATTGTTCGCCCACGAAGATTGCAATAAGTACTACCAGTGCACACACGGTTATCCCGTTGAAAGAATCTGCCCAGAAAGTCTCCACTTCAACGAGCGCGAATCGATATGTGACTGGCCAGCTAACTCAAACTGCCAACCGAACACCCCACCAGAAACAGAAACCGATGAACCAGAGTTAGCATACCAATCAATAGTCAATCATGCATCAATCCAGAACCTATCAGACGAACCGGAAATTGTTGACGGGGATGTAACAGAAGTAGAAGTCCTGCCAACAGAGAAGCCAGGCATTGAGTTTCTGGAGAATGGGTGCCCAGTAGATCCCTTTATTCATTGGCTTGTGTCTGAACCAGAAAACTGCGGCGTTTTCTACGCTTGCGTATGGGGCAACAGAGTTGCAAGGTCATGCCCTCCTAATCTTCACTTCGACAAAGAACAACAG GTATGCAACTGGCCTGTTTTCGCTGGATGCCAAGGAAACGCAGATGGTAAAGCGGAATAA